A window from Haloarchaeobius amylolyticus encodes these proteins:
- a CDS encoding permease: MAPAQHLVTTSIAAVQPPATLLGVVVHLVVGTLAGLWTALRMAWDTWWALVLGFTLTGAVEQFVTAEQLRRHLGEDDWRSVALGTLLGAASSSCSFSAVATSKNLFKKGASPAASLGAFQFASTDLVVEIGLAMWVLLGWQFVAADFFGGIVAVAVLAWVYVRLVPEDWFEEAREHVREVEAPTCAACGMVAPPDDADTVVESVESGTAYFCCGGCRGAYDPDRGQDRPSLLSTTAWRRAAGHTMKEWDMLWDDIVLGFLVAGLLAGLVPTTWWTALFGLGGPTGGFSWVVTSVVVGVVVGIATFLCSVGNVPFALVLWTHGVAFGGVLSFIFADLVIPPIVDAYRRYYGGRLAGVMFLTTCLAAVVAGVAVHYVFGGLGLIPPAGQVGGTAPDALTVVLNLLLTPVFLVQVYVGFGPAHLRAFARDNVVHVAGALFYLEQAVDWLGSLVDGVRGRP, translated from the coding sequence ATGGCCCCTGCCCAGCACCTCGTCACGACCAGCATCGCCGCCGTCCAACCACCTGCGACGCTCCTCGGCGTCGTGGTCCACCTCGTCGTCGGCACCCTCGCCGGCCTCTGGACGGCTCTGCGCATGGCGTGGGACACGTGGTGGGCACTCGTCCTCGGGTTCACACTCACCGGCGCGGTCGAGCAGTTCGTCACCGCCGAGCAACTCCGCCGACACCTCGGCGAGGACGACTGGCGCTCGGTCGCGCTCGGGACGCTCCTCGGCGCGGCCTCCTCGAGCTGTTCGTTCTCGGCCGTCGCCACCAGCAAGAACCTGTTCAAGAAGGGCGCCTCCCCCGCCGCGAGCCTCGGGGCGTTCCAGTTCGCGAGCACGGACCTCGTCGTCGAGATCGGCCTCGCGATGTGGGTGCTGCTCGGCTGGCAGTTCGTGGCGGCGGACTTCTTCGGCGGCATCGTCGCCGTGGCCGTCCTCGCGTGGGTCTACGTCCGGCTCGTTCCCGAGGACTGGTTCGAGGAAGCACGCGAACACGTCCGCGAGGTCGAGGCGCCGACCTGTGCGGCCTGCGGGATGGTTGCCCCGCCCGACGACGCGGACACCGTGGTCGAGTCCGTCGAGTCGGGGACGGCGTACTTCTGCTGCGGTGGCTGCCGGGGCGCCTACGACCCGGACCGCGGGCAGGACCGCCCCTCACTGCTCTCGACGACCGCGTGGCGGCGCGCCGCCGGCCACACGATGAAGGAGTGGGACATGCTCTGGGACGACATCGTCCTCGGGTTCCTCGTCGCGGGACTGCTCGCCGGCCTCGTCCCGACCACCTGGTGGACGGCCCTGTTCGGCCTCGGCGGCCCGACCGGCGGGTTCTCGTGGGTCGTCACGAGCGTCGTCGTCGGTGTCGTCGTCGGCATCGCGACGTTCCTCTGCTCGGTCGGCAACGTCCCCTTCGCGCTCGTGCTGTGGACCCACGGCGTCGCCTTCGGTGGCGTCCTCTCGTTCATCTTCGCCGACCTCGTCATCCCGCCCATCGTCGACGCCTACCGGCGCTACTACGGGGGCCGACTCGCCGGCGTCATGTTCCTGACCACCTGTCTCGCGGCGGTCGTCGCGGGCGTCGCGGTCCACTACGTCTTCGGTGGCCTCGGCCTGATTCCGCCGGCGGGACAGGTCGGCGGGACCGCCCCCGACGCACTGACCGTCGTGCTGAACCTCCTGCTGACGCCGGTCTTCCTCGTGCAGGTCTACGTCGGCTTCGGCCCGGCGCACCTCCGGGCGTTCGCACGCGACAACGTGGTCCACGTCGCCGGCGCCCTGTTCTACCTCGAACAGGCCGTCGACTGGCTCGGGTCGCTCGTCGACGGCGTCCGGGGGCGACCATGA